GACGAagttttacacacacaaaaaaatggagTGATGAAGTCTTACCTTATTCACGAAAAACGGGTGACCGGTGAtcgagagagcgagagagaggaaaCTACTCGACGTTCTATCAGGACCGACTGAATGACCTGACTGAAGGGCCTGACCGAAGGGGTAGCACAGCACGAGGGGAGGGGTAGGAAAAAAGCGCCTCCAGCCATATTTTCCGGTGTTTCAGAACAGGTCGTCTGTGCGTGTaaccttgaaaatttttcaacgaaCTGTTAGGTCACGTTACAGACGTCGGATTGCTAATCAAGTTACATCATTTCAATCCGCCGAGTTTGCTCGTCATTTTGaatctattttcaaaaatatccgATTAAAATCGATTgcgtttttgattgattttgcgCTTTTTAACCCCTCCCCCACCCCCTCCCTTTAAATGTCGCAATATGCTTGACCATATATGGGCATATTTTGACCATATAGCGGCCATTAAAGGCGGTGCACTCGATCGATTGCCAATGGGCTAATAAAATAGTTGGTAGAAGAGACAAATGTAGCCTATCTTGGTTGTGCGGAAGCCTTGATTGATGGCctcaaaataataatgaaataataatcaaataaacgAATTTTCTTCAAAGAAAGACATGCCTAGACAGTGGCgtcccttttttattgaaataaaataaaataaaatatacacaCAACGAGAGAATAAGAGAGACATCAAACGACGCCCTGGCGTCTTTTCAAtcgtttctctttctctctcagtcGACTCTTCGGCGAGGGACGAAAATGAGTTCAACGGGCCGATGAGTTGttaatttcattcattttggtAGTAGCCTGAGGGATTTGGTTTTTTGCgatctaatttttttctggaaaaagTCCGCCCTGTTACGGTAAGCGACTTACTGCGcttttttccttaaaaaaaagtgtcgtaAACCAATAACTCCCGCAGGCTACCACCAATATGAATGAAAAATACAACTCTTAATCAACTTTTTACGCTGAATCAGAATATCAGGTCAAAATAAGCCTAAAATAAACACACGCATGTGTAATTAACTGTGAacgatttttttagtttcacgCACGCTACTATGCGGCTGACCACCAATATGAATGAAAATTACACCTCTAACTCAACTTTTTACGCTGAATCAGAATATCAGGTCAAAATAAGCCTAAAATAAACACACGCATGGGTAATTAACTGCGAacgatttttttagtttcacgCACGCTACTATGCGGCTGACGACCAATATGAATGAAAATTACACCTCTAACTCAACTTTTTACGCTGAATCAGAATATCAGGTCAAAATAAGCCTAAAATAAACACACGCATGGGTAATTAACtgcgaaacaattttattttcacgcaCACTCGGATATGCCTATAAGGTGACGAATAATGTTcatgaaacaaataaaaaggctCATAACTATACTTTTACTCCCTTTCAACAATAGCTGTATTTCCAATGTGATTACAAGATTTGCATAACAATATATAAGAGCGTTTTATACTACTATGGACATTAATTGATTCCGACATGGGTTGTACTCAACACCCTGACGAGCGTAATCTAGGGGATGCTTTTCATCCTAGACGATGCTTATCATCTAGACGATAAGCATCGCCATCTACTAGGGGAAAAAGTGACGGCGCAGCTAACGAATAAGCATCATCTAGATGTCTACCGACCAACCTGGTTTGGCTGTAGAATTTTCGTTGGCTAGTTTCCATAAGCATAGTCCATATTGATATTCCGAGCACGTTCCAAGTTCTAAACTTCGTATTCACTGACTCAGTATTAGCAAAAGTATTCAACGATGTAATCGTGAGTGTAATAGCATTAGAAAAAAAGTCTATATGTAatgttcttgttttttctcgaTTGCCTTAAAGTTCTCAATGTTTTTTCTGCTTGTGCTGCCTGTCTCTCACATGTGCTTGAAACAAAGCAGTCAAGTGAAGGAAATGTTTTAACCTTTACAGGATTCCCAAATTATATTTGTGCAAGAAGCAGTCCAGGAACTAGGTGCACTAGGTCCTCCAAACTTCTAGTAGGACAAGAAGCAGTCGTGctggatttcaaattttcactaTGAGTGCTATGAGAAATGCTGACTCAAATACATCAACAAGGTAATGTCTGGATCTCAAAAGTTACAATGTGattgttgaaattgattttgttcGTTGAGCaccagagaaagagaaatctAGCATCCAGCATCAGCTACACCAACCCTAATTGCTAAAACTGGACTGCTGTACATTTTGTTTCACCCAAAGAGTAATTTAGTAATAGGAAATTTCTGATCTCATATAGACCAACACTGCTGTAGTTCTTCACCTCTCAACAAAGTGTCACTGCGGGACTGTTGACAGGTAACCCAGTTTTTGCCCATGTGTTCCAGCATTCAATCAAATTGGAGATCAATCACTTGTGCTTAATTTTTCAATGCCTACTTTGCTCACTAACtggtggaaaacaaaaaaaacagatccTCGGTTACCTCAGCACTTGGTTTAtgttaaagaaattttcaaaatttcttgatGGACCAAAGCTGAACGAAACTTTTGTTTGCTGCGTGTACGTAATTTGCATTAACGgtgtcatattttttttttcttgctcttATAGAAACTTACACTTTCATGCCGAAGTCGATGACCTCGAAGCGCTTCACTCACCCACCACATTCTAAATCGTGTTTCCGTATTCTGAATGCAGTTCTTGTTCGTGTTTCTGTGGATCAAGTAAtcgcattttttttacttcttgggTAGACGTAGTTATCGATTTCTATCTGGGTATTGAACTTATGGTGATCCAATTCATCCCAAATGGTTCCGGCCATTCAATTTCCGCAATACAGAAGAATTCCTTGCTCTTTTAAAACAGAACCGAGAATCCAGGAATATTTTATCGCTTccataattaaaatatttatggtCGTACTTTGatcgaattgaatttttgtattCAATAATAAGTTTAGATACACACATTTCAGCGGTTTAAATTAACTTTCAATTTAGTACTGGGGCTGGACTGCGGGGGCTTTGTAGACCGGAGTGGCGGTGTAAGCCGGGGCCGGGGCAGAGTATGTGGGAGCGGTGTAAGTGCTGGGAGCAGTGGGCTTGTAAGCAGGAGCGGAGTAGGTGAGAGCAGTGGGCTTGTAAGCTGGGGCGGAGTAGGTGGTAGCTTTGTAGTTGGATGCGACGTATTCTGGGTATTTGGCTTCACCGGTGTACTTGACGTCGGCGACATATCCGTAGCTGTCGGCCTTGTAGGTGACAATTTGGGTGCGGCCGTCGGGAAGGACGACGTGGTATGATCCGGTGGTCACTTTGCCATCGCTGCTCTCGGAATGGGAATAGTCGTTGTAGTAATCATTGACGGCCCAGCTGAAGTCGTAAGGTTGGGGAGTCttcataaaatatttatttcaaaagttaaTTTCCATGTTTCTTTAATTCATTAATGAAATGAGACTCACCTCGTATTTGGCTTCATATGTAGATTTGTATGTTGGTGCTTCGTACTTGGGAGCGTATTCGGTTGACCTGTAAGAATCGGCGGCAGCGACAGCGAAAAGGGCGGCGAGAATGaagaactaataaaatatgGAACATTTTAGGCCATGTAAAAGGTAATGCGTTTTAGGAGACaacgttttaaaaatatttcctaCTTTCATTTTGGAGTAGTGGTTAACTTGCTGAAAACAGTTGGTGAACTGATAATTTCAGTCCAGTCTGTTCACGTTTTTATACGAAATTGGAGAGTACATTCCGACTGATACGTTTGAATATGGCATTTTGCCAAAGTCATGCATTCAGCGAAAGTGATTGGTAGAGGTTATGCAAATAATAAGTGGTCaaggtaaacaaaaatcaaaatagacCCCACCCATGTGCTCGTTGTGAAGGAAAACACATTCGGACGCGCTGCTATCGTAATAAGAAACTAAATCTAAGTAATGGTACTTTTCAAACTGATTGCTTTTAAAATACTATCCGTATCAGCCGATTTGTCTTTATTCATTCCTTGTTCATCTATCCAAATCTTACTGTCACGTGCGACGTTAAAACGATGCCTGAAATACGGTTCacacttttcaaatttcctttcATTGTATTGGAGAGAAGCTTTTTCTATCCAAGAGATATTCTCGTTCAAATTGATAAAAATCCGGTAAAAATCCTTTTCGTACCAGATAGCATTTTATGTCGCTACAGAAACAAAATTGGGTCGGTTCCCAAATCGCCGAAGTTGTGTTGTTTGAAGCGGCATCGCGTGTTGGATTTGGATAGGTTGCTTTGCTTCTCTAATAGGTTGGTAAAAGACgcgaaatagaagaagatatTCATGTGCAAACGAATATTTTATGCATCCATGGGGTACCGGATTTTTTAATACACGAGTATTAAACCAATTTAtggattattaaaaaaagattcttgaCTTTCGTTATTTCCTAGAGTCCTTCCGCAAAGCTTTTATAATACTCTTGACTGGCTtcctttgatttcttcttcgtaAAGTAAATTCAATATTACTGTTGTCTGTACCAACGGTCTCAATGTCCTTTTAATTATTGGACTTATCAGTCCGATAATTTAATCAGGACTTGTCCTTTTTCTGGCCATGTTCTGGACTCATCCAGTAGGATGTTGTCGAGTGTGACATCTCAATGGAGATTCGTTGACAGTGAATTTATTTAAGTCCAATTTCCGACTTGACAGAGAACACTTTTTGCTGGAGTCTTAATTCCACACtattttcagatattttaCGCAATAAATTTTGCGACAATGACCCAGTGTTCCACTTTCGAAATGCTGTTTCACAAACATGATAGTCTACGAACAGCTAAAATAGGTGTTTCCGTTATCCGTGTCCTGTATATTCCATGCGCTTTGcgtagctttttttcttaGCAATTTTGTTATCTAGGTGCCATAAAGAAGATGACGGAGGAAACCAAAACAGTTTTATGTTTTCAGGAACGGCGAAATCTCACTGGATCGTCTGTtatttcagtttctttttcgtttaaaaGTTAAGAAACTGATGGATGCCTTGGGATCTAAAATCGTTTTGTCTTTGCTTTAATCTTTGAAATTTACCAACCTGTAGCTACCTTAGTATTTAATACTTCATTTACAACTCAAGAAGGCTAGGTTGGATAAATAAATTTCATGATAGCTGTTTTTACATTGAaagccttttctctcttcttgtaAGTCTGGTGATTTTGGAGGGCGTTTCCCCTTAACtaacatttttctaattcgTGTTTCCGTATTCTGAATGCAGTTCTTGTTCGTCGTGTTTCTGTGGATCAAGTAatcgcatttttttaaatttttggctGATTTAGTTATCGAATTGTATCTGCGTATTGAACTTGAGGTAATCTAATCCATCCCGAGCGGTTCCGGCCATTCAATTTCCGCAAGACGTTTCTCTTCTAAAACAACCACATTTGGCGGTTTAAATTCAGGTTAGAAGTGGTTGTCTTGGTCATGGGATCTTTaatgattttaatattttaatcttTCTTATGTTGACTAGTACCGTTTCCTGTGTATGTTCCGACTGTACCGTGATATTGGAACAAACGTGGTGGGAATTTGGAAGCAAACAAACCTAAATCTATGCAATAGGTAACGACAAATTCTACATTTATATTGTGAGTCTCCCATGAACGTTTGCGAAGGAGAAAGTGGTGATTGTCAGATCGGCAATTTTCGGTCACCAATCAGGACCGTGGTAAAATTACAACTGTCCAGTTGGGATACGAGCTAATAATTCGTTTTCTGTTAAAGTGAGGGGACCTGAAAATAGTTGTAGGTAGTAGCGTTTCTATTCTGATCAAACTTATCAACAGGTTCATAATTTTGTTGTCCAGCTATGGGGGTGGGGATAATGCTTTGAAAGAgagatttttacttttctttaacAAAACAGTTAATGTACGTATTTGTGATTTAAAGACTAACATCTAGATTTTGACTCAACAGCCGAAGTACGAGCACACTGCTGCGCGAATCTTTTTTTCGATCACAGATAATGTTTAGTCTTACTATTGTTTTGGCACTTGGGGCTTCACTTTTTTGGATTGCCTTTCCGgttcctcttttttgtttttctaacagTTTCTCAATTATTGCGCTTAGCCACACCACAGTCACATCTAGGTTTCTTTTCCCATTcatgattattttattttcgtgtTCGACTAATCAAAATTATCCCAACTGATGGTAGCACACGAAAATTCTGGAAcccagaaatatttttattttagtgttTTCGAGAGAATCTAATTATAGACGTAGTACTACAttctttaattgaatttcatttttgtattaAATAATAAGTTTAGATACATACATTTCGGTGGTTTGAATTAACTTTCAATTTAGTACTGCGGCTGGATTGCGGGGGCTTTTGTAGACCGGAGTGGCGGTGTAAGCCGGGGCCGGGGCAGAGTATGTGGGAGCGCCGGAGCGGTGTAAGCAGGAGCGGAGTATGTGGGAGCGGTGACGGTATAGGTGGGACCCTTTATGGCCGGGGCAGTGTAAGCAGGAGCTGAGTATGTGGGAGCAGTGGGCTTGTAAGCTTGGGCGGAGTAGGT
This sequence is a window from Daphnia pulicaria isolate SC F1-1A chromosome 7, SC_F0-13Bv2, whole genome shotgun sequence. Protein-coding genes within it:
- the LOC124350077 gene encoding cuticle protein 8-like produces the protein MKFFILAALFAVAAADSYRSTEYAPKYEAPTYKSTYEAKYETPQPYDFSWAVNDYYNDYSHSESSDGKVTTGSYHVVLPDGRTQIVTYKADSYGYVADVKYTGEAKYPEYVASNYKATTYSAPAYKPTALTYSAPAYKPTAPSTYTAPTYSAPAPAYTATPVYKAPAVQPQY